A genomic region of Sander lucioperca isolate FBNREF2018 chromosome 6, SLUC_FBN_1.2, whole genome shotgun sequence contains the following coding sequences:
- the LOC118495270 gene encoding uncharacterized protein LOC118495270 — MEDAERKGLSWKIKKSLHTLTTEELFQVAANIPPAPELDFSCVTEGDEESCFDYVCTYMNCKTLLELEDQGFSHLLSLKDDITELIFCRVTEVSQPIVSGNESVTLTATSTPTLAAQQDSVESHVVDTYPVDSEAVEYQKLMANYEALGRKLAEFKTAAPENHIPTFTDTQLPHPRTEKKTDSHTTTDPKSFRPDNMVSLRDLSFLQRREFKVHGGQVGDSTSDITYHGLCKQIDEGRKASHTEGEIIQGVLRIIKPGQFKDMLINKDDLTLCELKSFLRSHLSEKSAGLLPKYSNIRNELKPLLSDYTVPDEALISYAVDCLLDSGAQVSLLDRQWVKTYLPDHKLRPLAELLGDKGLSVIAVNGEPLPYDGWVGVMVSLPGNSDPNLTIQVPFLVSSVPMDRPLIGFNVIEQLILGLEEGANLVSALVNLLRDAMSLPDDNAAALVNFIQAKPTSDNEVSRGALKVGLNNVVIPAGQLDVGESLIEISQAKVPYVRVPIGNHTKHEVTLSCRSILGSIEPVARVIQTDKLDLTKSSVTPEVNREEPPRTQPDKTGSVAQEWDPPVDVSSLSEDQQKVVKKMLREESGAFARDDDDVGCIPSLEMSITLKDNTPIQKTYTSIPKPLYKEVKEYIEDLLARGWVVRSKSPYSAPVVCVRKKDGTLRLCIDYRLLNQHTISDRHPLPRIQDITDTLGGYSWFSILDQGKAYHQGFIAEGSRHLTAFITPWGLFEWVRIPFGLTNAPAAFQRSMEEMLAPLRDECCIPYLDDILCFARTFEDHVEGLRKVLRALQSHGVKLRPTKCDLFKQEVRYVGRLVSAVGVRIDPKDLEAVYALKKESPATVGDVRRIVGFLSYYRSYIQDFSRMATPIYELLQPRKNQEPQSQEKLRAQKGKGTQLPSRAPVAWTEKHQETLSKLIDQLVNPPVLAYPDFELPFVLHTDASDKGLGAVLYQSQNGKLRVIGYGSRTLTPAERNYRLHSGKLEFLALKWAVCKKFRDYLYYALHFTIFTDNNPLTYVMRTAKLNAFGFRWVGELSDFRFDIRDRPGKANADADTLSRCPLDINKYVKECTQELSKEAVTATWGGCRAGEGGDVAWIAALTLRHGDQFEPSSRETVPPIDRVDLQKAQRTDPVIEQISDNTVYKVVSEMDGNKSRVLHRNLLHLVNDLPSDLPAAQEKTKPVPKRKGPKSPYRETGPQSNSETGSDDDESSIHYELRYNLRSENRKDVTLTSEPACVPLKNPAPTEFCQSVNCGQSVRGRGSGHRHVTREQKEVEKELYSEDQYSEPSSESEGEERRRNAEPRVIHNASQERESEIEQPLPGVAQAEPDLPPDTDEQALRRSTRTRRPATQFTYNTLGQPSFQGHPSVSSAEVYESPNMTPWYMQSYPLTP; from the exons ATGGAGGACGCCGAAAGAAAAGGACTGAGCTGGAAGATAAAGAAAAGCCTGCACACCCTGACCACAGAAGAACTGTTTCAGGTAGCTGCGAACATTCCACCGGCTCCAGAGTTGGATTTTTCATGTGTAACTGAGGGTGATGAAGAGAGTTGCTTTGATTATGTATGCACATACATGAACTGTAAAACATTACTTGAGTTAGAGGACCAGGGATTTTCTCATTTGTTGTCTTTGAAAGATGATATCACTGAGCTAATTTTTTGTCGTGTTACCGAAGTCAGTCAACCCATAGTGTCAGGTAATGAGAGTGTTACACTAACAGCAACATCTACGCCCACTCTAGCAGCTCAACAGGACAGTGTAGAGAGTCATGTTGTTGACACATATCCTGTTGATTCAGAAGCAGTTGAGTATCAAAAGCTAATGGCTAACTATGAAGCTCTAGGTAGGAAGTTAGCTGAGTTTAAGACTGCAGCACCAGAAAACCATATACCTACCTTCACTGACACACAGTTACCACATCCCAGAACAGAGAAAAAAACGGATAGTCACACCACAACAGACCCAAAAAGCTTCAGGCCTGATAATATGGTTTCTCTAAGAGACCTATCATTCCTTCAGCGCAGAGAGTTTAAAGTACATGGCGGTCAGGTGGGAGACAGTACATCAGACATCACTTACCATGGACTATGTAAGCAGATAGATGAGGGACGCAAGGCAAGCCACACAGAGGGTGAGATCATCCAAGGTGTGCTCCGCATCATCAAACCTGGACAGTTTAAGGACATGTTGATCAACAAGGACGACTTGACTCTCTGTGAGCTTAAGAGCTTCCTGCGTTCACACCTGAGCGAGAAGAGCGCA GGCCTTCTCCCCAAGTATAGCAATATTCGCAATGAGCTCAAGCCACTCCTGTCTGATTACACTGTTCCAGATGAAGCACTGATAAG CTATGCAGTGGACTGTTTATTGGACTCTGGTGCCCAAGTCAGTCTCCTGGACCGCCAGTGGGTGAAGACTTACCTTCCTGATCACAAGCTGCGCCCATTGGCTGAACTCCTAGGAGACAAGGGTCTCAGTGTAATAGCTGTCAATGGTGAACCATTACCTTATGATGGCTGGGTGGGGGTGATGGTGAGTCTTCCAGGCAACAGCGACCCCAACTTAACAATACAAGTACCTTTCCTTGTGAGCAGTGTGCCCATGGACCGTCCCCTGATTGGTTTTAACGTGATTGAGCAGCTGATATTGGGGCTGGAGGAGGGTGCAAACCTGGTATCTGCCCTTGTGAATCTCCTTCGTGATGCAATGAGTCTCCCAGATGACAATGCAGCTGCGCTAGTCAACTTCATCCAGGCGAAGCCCACCAGTGACAATGAAGTGAGTCGAGGTGCATTGAAGGTGGGACTGAACAATGTGGTTATTCCAGCTGGTCAG CTAGATGTTGGTGAGAGCCTAATAGAGATTAGCCAGGCTAAAGTTCCCTATGTTAGAGTTCCAATTGGCAACCACACCAAACACGAGGTGACCCTCTCCTGTAGGTCTATTCTAGGGAGCATTGAGCCAGTAGCCAGAGTAATACAGACAGACAAGTTAGACCTCACTAAGTCGAGTGTTACTCCGGAAGTCAACAGAGAAGAACCCCCTAGAACTCAACCAGACAAGACAGGTAGCGTAGCACAGGAATGGGACCCACCAGTTGATGTGAGCTCCTTAAGTGAGGACCAGCAGAAAGTTGTCAAGAAAATGCTGCGGGAAGAATCAGGAGCTTTCGCccgagatgatgatgatgtgggcTGTATACCCAGCTTGGAAATGTCCATCACCCTGAAGGACAATACTCCTATTCAAAAAACATATACCTCCATCCCGAAGCCTCTTTACAAGGAGGTAAAGGAGTACATTGAGGATCTTCTGGCACGGGGATGGGTTGTGAGGTCGAAATCTCCTTACTCAGCACCGGTAGTCTGTGTACGAAAGAAAGATGGGACACTCAGACTCTGTATTGATTACCGTCTTTTGAACCAGCACACCATCTCAGACCGGCACCCTTTGCCAAGGATCCAAGACATCACAGATACCTTAGGTGGGTACAGTTGGTTCTCCATTCTAGACCAGGGGAAGGCGTACCACCAGGGATTCATTGCGGAGGGGTCACGCCACCTGACTGCATTTATCACTCCCTGGGGTCTCTTTGAGTGGGTGCGTATACCCTTCGGACTGACTAACGCACCTGCTGCATTTCAACGCAGTATGGAAGAAATGCTCGCTCCCCTGCGAGATGAGTGTTGTATTCCCTATTTGGATGATATACTGTGCTTTGCCAGAACATTTGAGGATCATGTTGAAGGGCTGAGGAAAGTTCTCAGAGCGCTGCAAAGCCATGGAGTCAAGCTCAGGCCCACCAAATGCGACCTGTTCAAGCAGGAAGTGAGATATGTTGGTCGTTTGGTCTCAGCGGTAGGGGTGCGCATTGATCCCAAAGACCTGGAGGCAGTGTATGCTCTGAAGAAGGAATCACCTGCTACTGTTGGAGATGTGCGGAGGATTGTTGGCTTCTTGAGTTACTACCGATCGTATATTCAAGATTTTTCCAGGATGGCCACACCAATCTATGAGCTCCTGCAGCCTAGGAAGAACCAAGAGCCACAGTCACAGGAAAAGCTGAGGGCACAAAAAGGAAAGGGTACACAGTTACCATCCAGAGCTCCAGTTGCATGGACTGAGAAACACCAGGAGACACTGAGTAAATTGATTGATCAGCTGGTGAATCCTCCTGTTCTTGCCTATCCAGATTTCGAGTTGCCGTTTGTGCTCCACACAGATGCGTCTGATAAGGGACTTGGAGCTGTCCTCTACCAGAGCCAAAATGGGAAACTCAGGGTAATTGGATACGGTTCAAGGACCCTTACCCCAGCCGAAAGAAATTACAGGCTACATTCAGGCAAACTAGAGTTTCTCGCTCTTAAGTGGGCCGTTTGCAAGAAATTCAGAGATTACCTGTATTACGCCCTGCATTTCACTATTTTCACAGACAATAATCCCTTGACATATGTCATGCGTACGGCTAAGTTGAATGCTTTTGGCTTCAGGTGGGTGGGTGAGCTGTCAGATTTCAGATTTGACATACGGGACCGACCTGGCAAAGCAAATGCCGACGCAGACACTCTTTCAAGATGCCCTCTCGACATTAATAAATATGTCAAAGAATGTACACAGGAACTGTCCAAAGAAGCTGTCACTGCCACATGGGGAGGCTGCAGAGCAGGAGAGGGTGGAGATGTTGCCTGGATTGCGGCCCTGACTCTAAGACATGGTGACCAGTTCGAACCAAGCAGTAGAGAAACAGTACCACCTATTGACCGTGTTGACCTGCAAAAAGCTCAGAGAACAGATCCGGTGATAG AACAGATCAGTGACAACACAGTTTACAAGGTGGTCTCAGAAATGGATGGGAACAAGTCACGTGTCCTGCATCGCAACTTGTTGCATCTTGTCAATGACTTACCTAGTGACCTACCAGCAGCACAAGAAAAGACAAAACCAGTACCAAAGAGGAAAGGGCCAAAATCACCTTACAGAGAGACAGGACCACAGTCGAACAGTGAAACAGGgtctgatgatgatgaaagtTCCATCCACTATGAGCTAAGATATAACTTGAGGAGTGAAAACAGAAAGGATGTCACACTGACCAGTGAGCCTGCTTGTGTTCCCTTAAAGAACCCTGCTCCTACTGAATTCTGTCAATCAGTCAACTGTGGACAATCAGTAAGGGGAAGAGGATCAGGACATAGACACGTCACAAGAGAACAAAAGGAAGTAGAAAAGGAACTGTACAGTGAAGATCAGTACAGTGAACCTAGCAGTGAGAGTGAAGGAGAGGAACGAAGGAGAAATGCAGAGCCAAGGGTCATTCATAACGCTTCCCAGGAGCGTGAAAGTGAGATTGAGCAGCCTCTTCCCGGAGTGGCACAAGCAGAGCCTGACCTGCCTCCAGACACTGATGAACAGGCACTCAGAAGGTCGACTAGGACTAGGCGACCAGCAACACAGTTCACATACAATACACTGGGCCAGCCCTCTTTCCAGGGACATCCATCAGTCAGTAGTGCAGAGGTCTATGAATCACCAAACATGACACCTTGGTACATGCAATCATACCCCCTCACACCCTAA